TAATTCTCCTTTTTTATAAAGCATTTTTAAATTTATAGAAAATCGTTCCTTATAAATTTAAAAAGAGTCCGGCCCCAATAAGACCGGACCCTTTGTGAGTCTATTTCCGGACATACATCCGTTTCATATTCCCAATTTCGGCTTACAGTAATGTTCCGAAATGTTTGATTGTTCTTACCATCTGGCTTGTGTAAGAGTTCTCGTTGTCATACCAAGATACAACCTGAACCTCTGTATTTCCATCACCTGTTGGAAGAGCCATTGTCTGTGTAGCATCGAACAGAGAACCAAATTTCATTCCTACGATATCGCTAGATACGATCTGATCTGTGTTGTATCCGAATGATTCGTTAGAAGCTGCTTTCATAGCTTCGTTGATCTGGTCAACTGTAACTTCACCTTTAACTACTGCTGTAAGGATTGTTGTTGATCCTGTTGGAGTAGGAACACGCTGAGCAGAACCAATCAGTTTTCCGTTCAGTTCTGGGATAACCAGACCGATTGCTTTTGCTGCACCTGTGCTGTTAGGTACGATATTAACTGCTGCTGCACGAGATCTTCTGAGGTCACCTTTTCTCTGTGGTCCATCAAGAGTCATCTGATCTCCTGTATATGCATGGATTGTGCACATGATACCAGACTGAATTTCTGCAAGATCATTCAATGCTTTAGCCATTGGAGCTAAACAGTTTGTTGTACAAGAAGCTGCTGAGATGATTGTATCATCTTTTGTAAGCTGCTCGTGGTTTACATTGTAAACGATTGTAGGAAGGTCATTTCCTGCTGGTGCAGAAATAATAACGTGTTTAGCACCTGCATCGATATGAGCCTGAGCTTTTGCTTTAGATGTGTAGAATCCTGTACACTCCAGAACAACGTCAACACCAATCTCTCCCCATGGAAGTTCAGCTGCGTTAGCTTTTGCGTAAATTTTGATTTCTTTTCCGTCAACTGTGATAGAGTCTTCTCCTGCCTCTACTTTGTCAGCCAGTGCATATCTTCCCTGTGTTGAATCATATTTCAACAGGTGAGCAAGCATGCTTGGAGATGTTAAATCGTTGATTGCTACAATTTCAAATCCCTCTGCTCCGAACATCTGTCTGAATGCAAGACGTCCAATACGTCCAAAACCATTAATCGCTACTTTTACTG
This Ruminococcus hominis DNA region includes the following protein-coding sequences:
- the gap gene encoding type I glyceraldehyde-3-phosphate dehydrogenase, with protein sequence MAVKVAINGFGRIGRLAFRQMFGAEGFEIVAINDLTSPSMLAHLLKYDSTQGRYALADKVEAGEDSITVDGKEIKIYAKANAAELPWGEIGVDVVLECTGFYTSKAKAQAHIDAGAKHVIISAPAGNDLPTIVYNVNHEQLTKDDTIISAASCTTNCLAPMAKALNDLAEIQSGIMCTIHAYTGDQMTLDGPQRKGDLRRSRAAAVNIVPNSTGAAKAIGLVIPELNGKLIGSAQRVPTPTGSTTILTAVVKGEVTVDQINEAMKAASNESFGYNTDQIVSSDIVGMKFGSLFDATQTMALPTGDGNTEVQVVSWYDNENSYTSQMVRTIKHFGTLL